A DNA window from Pogona vitticeps strain Pit_001003342236 chromosome 2, PviZW2.1, whole genome shotgun sequence contains the following coding sequences:
- the LOC144587375 gene encoding uncharacterized protein LOC144587375 yields MMKRRRIAKQHLRLPGQELIIKEENRELEIGVGRHGFHIKVLTQGRNHVNGGEKPYKCMECGKSFSLSGNLRNHERTHTGEKPYKCMECGKSFSHSGVLRLHQRIHTGEKPYKCVECRRSFSWSSGLKSHKRTHTGEKPYKCMECGKSFSWSGALRSHERTHSGEKPHKCVECGKSFIQSGDLRKHERTHTGEKPYKCMECGKSFNSRGKLRNHERTHTGEKPYKCMECGRSFSRSGNLRTHERTHTGEKPYKCMECGKSFTQSGDLRNHERTHTGEKPYKCMECGKSFRSSGKLRNHERTHTGERPYKCVECGKSFSHSDGLRNHERTHTGEKPYKCMKCRKSFSQSGTLRLHQRIHTGEKPHKCMECGKSFSRNDNLRNHERTHNGEKPYKCMECGKSFSRNDNLRIHERTHTGEKPYKCMECGKSFSESGSLRKHERTHTGEKPYKCMECGKSFSQSVVLRVHQRIHTGEKPHKCMECGKSFSHSGGLMLHQRIHTREKS; encoded by the coding sequence ATGATGAAAAGGAGAAGAATTGCCAAGCAACATCTGCGGCTTCCTGGGCAGGAACTCATAAtcaaggaagaaaacagagaattggaAATTGGAGTGGGCAGGCATGGATTTCACATAAAAGTCTTgacgcaggggagaaaccacgtaaatggtggggagaagccttataaatgcatggaatgtggaaagagctttagtctcagtggtaaccttaggaatcatgaaagaactcacactggggagaagccttataaatgcatggaatgtggaaagagcttcagtcacagtggtgtccttaggttacatcaaaggattcacactggggagaaaccttataaatgcgtGGAATGTCGAAGGAGCTTTAGTTGGAGTAGTGGCCTTAAGTCAcataaaagaactcacactggggagaaaccttataaatgcatggaatgtggaaagagctttagttggagtggtgcccttaggtcacatgaaagaactcactccggggagaaaccacataagtgcgtggaatgtggaaagagttttattcagagtggtgaccttaggaaacatgaaagaactcacactggagagaagccttataaatgcatggaatgtggaaagagttttaattCCAGGGGTAAGCTTAGGaatcatgaaagaactcacactggggagaagccttataaatgcatggaatgtggaaggagctttagtcgcagtggtaaccttaggactcatgaaagaactcacactggggagaagccttataaatgcatggaatgtggaaagagctttactcagagtggtgaccttaggaatcatgaaagaactcacactggggagaagccttataaatgcatggaatgtggaaagagttttcgTTCCAGTGGTAAGCTTAGGaatcatgaaagaactcacactggggagaggccttataaatgcgtggaatgtggaaaaagctttagtcacagtgatgGCCTTAGGAaccatgaaagaactcacactggggagaagccttataaatgcatgaaatgtagaaagagctttagtcagagtggtacccttaggttacatcaaaggattcacactggggagaaaccacataaatgcatggaatgtggaaagagctttagtcgcaatgATAACCTTAGGaatcatgaaagaactcacaatggggagaagccttataaatgcatggaatgtggaaagagctttagtcgcaatgATAACCTTAGGAttcatgaaagaactcacactggggagaagccttataaatgcatggaatgtggaaagagctttagtgagagTGGTtcccttaggaaacatgaaagaactcacactggggagaagccttataaatgcatggaatgtggaaagagctttagtcagagtgtggtccttagggtacatcaaaggattcacactggggagaaaccacataaatgcatggaatgtggaaagagctttagtcacagtggtggccttatgttacatcaaaggattcacactagGGAGAAATCATAG